The genomic interval GGTTCAATCAGTCTCTCTGTGTTCTCTTGAAAGCTATGACCTCGGCATGGAGAGCCGCGACGCCACCGACGACAAGGTGACGGTGGACGCAGCCGAGGCGGTCCAGCGCTACAACGTGGGCATCAAGTGTGCCACCATCACGCCAGACGAGCACCGGGTGGAGGAGTTCAAGCTCAAGCAGATGTGGCGCTCGCCCAACGGCACCATCCGTAACATCCTGGGGGGCACGGTGTTCCGAGAGGCCATCATCTGTAAGAACATCCCCCGCCTGGTGCCCGGCTGGACCAAGCCCATCATCATCGGCAGACACGCCCACGGAGACCAGGTGCGTCCTCCTGCTGTGTGAGCTGCCAAAGTGAAGCAGGATGATAGTTGTAGAAGTTATGAGAGAGTAACTTCCTGTGTGAAGATACTTAAAATCATCTCTATCTTACAAACTGTCTGTTATTCCTGAAACACCCTGAGGACAGTGATGTTCATCCTCAGCCCTCTGTGACCAACTGGCTGCTCGCTCTGTGAACTCTTCCATGAGCCGGTTCCACTTGTGTCTCACATTGTGGGTTCGTCAGGAGAGACTCCGTTAATAATTGTGTTTGCTCATGAGTCCTGTGGAACACAGTGTGCAGCCTGTCCGAgctgctgtgacatcacactGTGCCAAAGTCAACAGTCCTGTCCTCAGGGTTAGGGCTCATTGCACTCTATTCAGCttttatgattttatgattttataGAAATCTGTTGGAGTTGAAGcatattttccattttattctctttttattttatttgtatttataacaAAATAATACTTGTGCATCTACTTACTGATGTGCTGTCAAGTTTCAAGGTGTCTATTCCTATCAGCTgaggtttctcttttttttattaatgttataataataatcaatatccTATCACATGGGATAGATCCTGGTTTCTTTTCAAATACCAGAACTCACAGTTTTTTACATgacttcaaataaaatgtctttttgTACTTTCAGCTCTAGGAAATTAAAAGAAGCAGTTTTCACCATCTTCTTATTAAAGTTTCAAGTTTCAAACCACTTTGCTTTTAAGCCTTTAAAgtcctatacaaataaaatgtttcattattGTAATGAGTGCGATGAAGAGGGTTATATACTTCACCATGTTGACTCCActcctgtttcctctgaggTGTGAACAGCCTTGTGGTTTCTAGTATTAATCCAGTCACTGATCTCCTCCACAGTACAAAGCCACAGACTTCGTGGTGCCCGGGCCGGGGAAGGTGGAGATCACCTACACCCCCACAGACGGACAGCCGGTTAAATATCTGGTTAATCAATTTGAGGGTAAGAGACATTCGGTCATTCTTCACACGCACATGTCAATTACTAAGAGGGTCAGACAGGATTCATCTTAGTTCTGCCTCAAATGAAAATCATCTTAAACGATCATAATGTAGATATTAAGTCAATAAACTTTCAATAAAGCTTTTACAAGAACATTTTCTCTTACACATTGTAAACGGGAGAATATAAGATCCAGCTCATCTATTTTAGTTTctataatattgtatttaataacCTGTTCTGGTTTTATCACTATAAACCAAACACTGAGCTGAATAAAGTTTAAACATATCAAACTGCACATCATACAATGAACACACTAAGTTTATCATTGtgtatttgtgcgtgtgtgtttgtgatgaactcatttgtgtgtgtgtgtgtgtgtgtccaggcacCGGGGGCGTGGCTCTGGCGATGTACAACACCGATAAATCCATCAAGGACTTTGCCCACAGCTCGTTCCAGATGGCTCTGAGCAAAGGCCAGGTTCTGTACCTCAGCACCAAGAACACCATCCTGAAGAAGTACGACGGGCGCTTCAAGGACATCTTCCAGGAGATCTACGAGAAGTAAGGACCGACgcacacagtcgcacacacaccGTCTGTCTCTCGACACACAACTgaaagacgcacacacactcccaccatAGATCAGATCTCAAGCGGCCTCTTTGTGTCACAGGGAGTATCAAGCTCAGTTTGAGGCAAAGAGCATCTGGTACGAGCACCGTCTGATCGACGACATGGTGGCTCAGGTCATGAAGTCTGATGGAGGCTTCATCTGGGCGTGCAAGAACTACGATGGAGACGTGCAGTCCGACTCGGTGGCTCAAGGTGGGACATGTGACGAGCTGGAGAACAACTCTGGAGATGGTTTGTTGGTTTAAAACGTTTCTCTAATGTGGATTCTCTCTGTGACTCTTCCAGGCTACGGCTCCCTGGGCATGATGACCAGCGTGCTGATCTGTCCCGACGGCCGCACGGTGGAGTCTGAGGCCGCCCACGGCACCGTGACCCGCCACTACCGCCAGCACCAGCAGGGAAAAGAGACCTCCACCAATCCCATCGGTAGGAGACTGGTGCTCACACCTGGGCTTCCAGCAGCAGGCCACACAAATCCCCTGAACAGATAACCTGGATTCATATTCCACACGcttgtgtctgctgcagcttccaTCTTCGCGTGGACCCGGGGTCTCCTCCACCGAGCGAAGCTGGACGACAACACGGAGCTGCGGGTGTTCTCCGAGGCCCTGGAGGCCGTCTGCATCGAGACCATCGAGGCCGGCTTCATGACCAAGGACCTGGCGATCTGCATCAAGGGGCTCCAGAAGTGAGTCTCctccaaaacacacacccaGTTTAGGTTTCTCCGTTTTGTCCTTTCTTCATTAAATCTATTTCAAATCATGGTTATTTGATTTCTCACACACGTCCTTCTAGCTCAGAGCAAGTCTCCATTGTGTCTTTCTGTTTTCACCTTCTGTCTCATGAGAACTGAGAGGAGATGTTGTGTCACCATGTTTGAGATCAGAGATGAAAGATTCTCCTCTAGCTCCTGATGCGTCCGATTTCAAAATCAGTCCAGATTTCAAAACACCGATAGTCTGATCCCGACTTGAGGACAGGAAATGGAAACCCTGCAGTAAAACTCAGtatcttttcaaagtaaaatgaaatcatattcaattattaattcatttttcctctcttcctgaTGCAGTGTGAAACGCGCTGACTACATGAACACATTCGAGTTCCTGGACAAACTGGCAGAAAacctgaagatgaagatgaccaACCAACCCAAACTGTGATCGCACAACCTCCTGCGACTCTGcagctcaacacaaacacacacacatcaaatcaaacacaatcCTCATGCACACAGACGAACACGCAGCCGCTGCGTTCACCACCGGAGCAGCGAGCGCAGGACGCCAGGACATCCAGTCATTCCTTAACTTAGGGTCCAATTAACCCGGGGGCCTCGTCCTGAAGCAAGACGAGTTCCTGTTAACGCAACACTAGTAGACAAAAAGACACCACAACTCAAACATTCATCCCGTCCACgagtgaagctgctggacgCACGACCTTGTTTACACTAATGCACCAGGTCCCCTGCAGCAAGCGTCTGTTGATCTGTGTGAGACGGGACAGAGTCTGACCCTCACTGCCTCATTCCTGTCAAAGTCACAGGTTCGATTCCCGTCTCCACGTCTTGTAACGTTCCATCTAGACCTCCGGCGTAGAGtccgtgcacacaaacacattttactgTTAAACATCATCAAGCAGAGATGAACTGACGCTGTGGTTTGTATTGATCACACAGAGGCTCTGACTCTTCAGACCACGTGATGAGCTCTCAGATTTTAGACTCGCATTAACTTTACCAGTCTCAGTTGGTATATgaagtgtatttattttgtacttctgttgtgtgtctgttaatcTCCACTTTGTCATCACGTCGGTTTGTAATCATCACTTTACTCGTTGGTTCCCTGTGTGAAACCATGACTCTTAATAAATGAGATTTTGAGGAAACGTGTGCGTCGTTCTTCAGATGAAATGATGAGTGAATTTTACAATAAAGtgagtttctctctcttccctgtAGATATGAAACATTAGGAGTAATCGTgccattaaaatgtttaactaaATAACCATTTAAACTCCTGTATATCTAtatttaaaaggttttttagTTAATAAACTTGCCAGACAATGTCTTACATACTTTTTGAAAATTATAACGTCTTTTTATAAAGTTTTATCAAATCAAGTTGCAGCCCGATCACATGCTCACATCACAACACTGAGATGAGGACGGAGGCAATAACACAAAGATGATTTGAATGTGTacaataataacacatttagcCTGTGCTACTTTTCAATGTGTGTTTTAAGTGTGAAATACAAATACAccaacacaagtcaacaaaaacacaaacacaactaaatCTGCAACTAATCAATTAATCTGCTGATAATCTTATATATAAATTGTATAATCTTCAAAATCAGAAAATGGTGAAAACTGCTTCTTTTAATTTCCTAgaggtgaaaatagaaaaaaacattttatttgaagtcATGTAAAAAACTGTGAGTTCTGGTATTTAAGAAGAGACCAGGATCTATCCCATGTGATGggatattgattattattattataacattaataaaaaataataaattctaAAAACACCTTGACTCAATGATGAGCACAAGATCATTTGAACCacacaaatataatataaaaagcCAAAGTAGAGATTTTACATGAGAGAATTTCACAGTTCACCTGAGACACTGAGTCTGAAACCCTGAGAGTTCAGAGCGAGATGACAACagatgacaacaacaacaacaacaacaacaactacagaaACAACAACCTGCTTTGAGTTTGCATATGTGGAAAAACAATAAATTTAACAGGCGACATGAGTTTCATGGTTAATATTTCATATAGTTACAGGAAGTTaaggtttatgtttatgtttgtgtgactgtgccTTTAATTTCCATTGTGACAAAACTGGTTTCGTCACAATGGTTTCactccagcaggtggcgctgctgCGTTGATCTGTTATTGGCTGCAGTGGCAAACTATTTATACAGAAGAGCGAGGACAAGTGTCATGAGTCAAAGACTGAGCCAGCTGCTGGACTGACAGTGTCTTCATGATGgatcctcctcgtcctcctcagctgAACCCCAGAAACAACCGTCTGaccgagagagaagaagaaacatctGCAAACAGCCAAACATCTGGAGACGCACAGATAAACGCAGCTGGTCCTCCGGCAGCAGACAGACAGCCTCAATAGTGAGTGAGAACTTTTTAATCCAATCAACGAGATCAGGAGGTTCGCTACAGAAACAGGTTTAGATGGtttttattcatatgtttaGATTCTATAACTGATCTGAAGTTGTTATTTAATCTTTCACACAGATTTCTGTGGTTTTTAATTCttcttcactttcactttcGTTTCCTGTGTTTCGAAAGAGAAATGCTGCCTTCACGGGTTCCAGTAAATTCCAGAAGTTTGTCTCCTTGATGTCTTCAGAGGTTTAACCCAAATAAATCACTTAGAAAAACACGTagaaataacattaataaacatGTTGATAGTTACATGTCTATCCAtgaactcctctctctctctctctctctcgctctcctgcTGCGGTTTGAATTGAACTGAATCATACGAGTCAGATGTCACCTGAACGCAGCATCATATTATCTATGACACATTGAAAACACTAGCTGTCGGTTTCTATTTCCCACTAATGGtttgtaaaataagacttacatgcatcagatgtgtgaaatgaATGTCAGGTGTTCTGGAGTGAATTCACACTCAATcattttgacccatgtgtgtaaaag from Pleuronectes platessa chromosome 14, fPlePla1.1, whole genome shotgun sequence carries:
- the idh1 gene encoding isocitrate dehydrogenase [NADP] cytoplasmic — protein: MSQKIKSGSVVEMQGDEMTRVIWELIKEKLIFPYLELDLHSYDLGMESRDATDDKVTVDAAEAVQRYNVGIKCATITPDEHRVEEFKLKQMWRSPNGTIRNILGGTVFREAIICKNIPRLVPGWTKPIIIGRHAHGDQYKATDFVVPGPGKVEITYTPTDGQPVKYLVNQFEGTGGVALAMYNTDKSIKDFAHSSFQMALSKGQVLYLSTKNTILKKYDGRFKDIFQEIYEKEYQAQFEAKSIWYEHRLIDDMVAQVMKSDGGFIWACKNYDGDVQSDSVAQGYGSLGMMTSVLICPDGRTVESEAAHGTVTRHYRQHQQGKETSTNPIASIFAWTRGLLHRAKLDDNTELRVFSEALEAVCIETIEAGFMTKDLAICIKGLQNVKRADYMNTFEFLDKLAENLKMKMTNQPKL